Below is a window of Polyangiaceae bacterium DNA.
TCGACCTCTCGCCCGGCAGCGACAAACGCGTCTGGATCACCACGGCCTTCGCCCACCCCATCGGCGCCGCCATCATGCTGCCCGGATTCGGCGCGAAGCACCGCGCCTGGATGCTGCGCTACCCGCACATCGCCGTGCTGACGGCCATGCTCCACGACGAGAGCGAGGGCCGGGTCTCCGTCGCGCGGGACGGACGGGCGCGCATCGACTACGTGCTCTCACCGGCGGACTCCGAGCAGCTCGCGCGGGGCGTGCGCGCTTGCGCGCGGCTCCTGTTCGCCGGCGGCGCCCGCAAGGTGCTGGTGCCGAGCGTGCCGCCCCTCGAGCTCGATCGCCCCGACCAGATCGAGTCCATCCCCGGCTCCGTCGCGCGCCCGCACGGCATGGCCATGGCCGCGGTCCACCCCATGGGCACGCTCTGCCTGGGCGACGATCCGCGGCGCGCGGTGGTGAAAAGCAGCGGCGAGCACCACCAGGTCGAGGCGCTCTTCGTGCTGGACGGGTCGCTCTTCCCCACCAGCATCGGCGGGCCGCCGCAGATCGGGATCTACACGCTGTCGCGCCACCTGAGCCGGCACGTGGCGGCGCGGCTGGGGTGAGCGCGAGGCGCGCGCGCCTTGCTGCAGGCGCGTGAAACAGCTAGCCTGGCTAGATGAAAAAGACCTGGGCGCTCCAAGACGCCAAGAACCGCCTCAGCGAGCTCGTGGCGGAGGCCGAGCGAAGCGGCCCGCAGGTGATCACTCGTCGCGGGCAAGAGACGGCCGTCGTCCTCTCGTTCGACGAGTGGAAGCGCCTGTCCCGTCGCCGCGGCAGGCTGATCGAGGTGCTCCGACGCGCGCCTCGGTTCGAGGGCGGTCTCGACACTCGCCGGTCGAAGGACCCGGGCCGCGAAGTCGAGCTGTGAGACGCGCATGGCCTACTTGATCGACACCTGCGCGCTGTCCGAATTCACCAAGCCGAAACCCTCGGCGAGCGTGGACGAGTGGTTCGCCTCGATGCCGGATGGCGCCGACTTCGTCAGCGTACTCTCCCTGGGTGAGCTCGAGAAGGGGATCAAGAAGCTGGCGGCCGGCCGCCGGCGCGGCCAGCTCGAGCGCTGGTTTGGCGAGCTTCGCGATCGCCTCGAAGGGCGAATCCTCGGCATCGACGAGCCCGTGGCGCTCGAGTGGGGTCGCATCGCGGCGCGCGCGGAGCGGTCGGGTGCGCCCATCCCGGTGGTCGACGCGCTGCTGGGCGCCACTGCCATCGTCCACGGGCTGTCGGTCGTCACTCGAAATGCGTCCGACATCGCGCGGACGGGTGCGTCCATCATCGATCCTTGGTCGTAGCGAGTGCAGAGCGCAGTAGGCAGCGGGAGCGGGTCGGGGAGAGCTGGAAGAGCAGGCGCGTGGAACGCCCCGTCCTTCCCCGCACGCCCAAGCGCCCGCCCAAGCGCCCGCCCAAGCGCCCGCCCAAGCGCCCGCCCAACCGCACGCCCAAGCGCCCGCCCAAGCGCACGCCCAAGCGCACGCCCAAGCGCCCGCCCAAGCGCACGCCCAACCGCACGCCCAAGCGCACGCCCAAGCGCACGCCCAAGCGCCCGCCCAAGCGCCCGCCCAAGCGCACGCCCAACCGCACGCCCAAGCGCACGCCCAAGCGCCCGCCCGAGCGCACGCCCAAGCGCACGCCCAAGCGCCCGCCCAAGCGCCCGCCCAAGCGCCCGCCCAACCGCACACTTCGCTCGCGTGGGCCCCCCCTCCCTCTGTCGAGCCTCATCTCCCCGCTCTCCGCCCCCGCTCCCTGCTCGAGCCCCCGCCCCGCGCTGCCCCTGCCCCTGCTCCTGCCCACTGCCCGCCGCGCCCGCGCCCGCGCATCCGCACGGTTCCGCGCGCGCATGCGCGGCCGAGCGCCGCCCCTCGCC
It encodes the following:
- a CDS encoding type II toxin-antitoxin system Phd/YefM family antitoxin, with amino-acid sequence MKKTWALQDAKNRLSELVAEAERSGPQVITRRGQETAVVLSFDEWKRLSRRRGRLIEVLRRAPRFEGGLDTRRSKDPGREVEL
- a CDS encoding type II toxin-antitoxin system VapC family toxin, whose translation is MAYLIDTCALSEFTKPKPSASVDEWFASMPDGADFVSVLSLGELEKGIKKLAAGRRRGQLERWFGELRDRLEGRILGIDEPVALEWGRIAARAERSGAPIPVVDALLGATAIVHGLSVVTRNASDIARTGASIIDPWS
- a CDS encoding PT domain-containing protein; the protein is MQSAVGSGSGSGRAGRAGAWNAPSFPARPSARPSARPSARPSARPTARPSARPSARPSARPSARPSARPTARPSARPSARPSARPSARPSARPTARPSARPSARPSARPSARPSARPSARPSARPTAHFARVGPPSLCRASSPRSPPPLPARAPAPRCPCPCSCPLPAAPAPAHPHGSARACAAERRPSPHRVGAPPPLAALRARFSGAKIQPPAIITQAPHQLNVHITIKSAITPSTIHTQE